TCAAGCGATACGGTGAGGCGCAGTTTCTCGTCCGCGCCTTGCGTCGGCTGAATGCGGATCATCCCGGCAAGCGCGGCTTGATCCACCGCCCACGCGCGTCCGCCATAGGTCAGCAACATCGGCGCGGCGATCAACGCTTCGACTTGCGTTTTCGCTTCCGACGCGTCCGCGATCAGCGGCTCGACTTCGCGGAACGCGAGCGTCAAATCGCCGCGCTCACTACCGATCACCCGCGCGCGCATCCGCTCGACCATCACTTCGAGATCGAGTTCGCGTCCTTTTTGCGCCGGGGTCGCGACGACGCGTATTCCATCAATGTGTACCGACGCGTCACGCGCGGGGAGTTCAACTTGCGTGGATAACCAATCGAGGTACGCGAGCGCGGTCTGTTCGTCGAATTGCGCTTCGCCGCTGAGATCGCAACCCAGCACCAAACAGCGCGTTTGCTCGACCCAGTTTTCGACGAACGAACCGCGATGACCCAGCAATAACGCGCTCCCGGCGACCGGCGCGAAATCGGTCCGCAAGCCCAGTTCCCAGGGATACGCGCGCCACGTCCGCGCGCCATCGCGCACAACCAATCGCTCGCCGCCATAGCGCGCCAGGATTGCATTCGGTTCGCCCAATTTTTCGACGAGGAATTTTTGCGCCTCCGCGTGCGTCAATCCTGCCATCGGTTGCCCTAATGCGCGGACGCCAAAAATCACGCGGTCGTGAAACGCGAACTGGTAGACGATCAAGAGCAAGATGCTAAAGACGATGAAGAAAACGAAGAAAAAGACCGCGAGGACGGGCAGAACATTGCCGCGGCGTCGGTGCGCCGCGCGAGGTATGGTTTGGTCTTGAGAGCGAATTTCGTTCTCGATAGTAACACTCCATACGTGTGCCGCGCCTGTGCGAACACAGAATACACGTCATTGCTTGGCAAGCATTGTAACCCAAATAGCACGAGTGGTCAAAAAATTGACCCGCGAATCACGCAAATCACGCGAATTAAAAATTAGCGTTATTCGCGTAATTCGCGGATAAAAATCAGATCGTCGAGATCAATTCGATTTCGACGCGCGCGTCGCGCGGCAAGCGCGCCACCTGCACCGTCGAGCGCGCGGGTGGATTCGCCGGAAAAAATTCCGCGTAGACCGCGTTCATGCGTTGAAACTCATTCATGTCCGCGAGAAACACCGTCGTCTTGACGACTTTGTCGAGCGAACTGTTCGCGGATTGAAGCACCGCGGATAAATTTTGCAGGACGCGGCGCGTTTGCGCTTCAATGTCCCCTTCGATCATCGTGTTGGTTGCCGGATCAATCGGCGTTTGCCCGGAACAAAAAATCAAATTGCCGACTTGAATCGCTTGCGAATACGGACCGATCGCTTTCGGCGCGTTCGTCGTGTGAAAGACCTGACGCTCCATGGTTTGTGTCTCCTCGTTTTTTATTTTCAATTCCAGATAAACGTGCGGGTCGCGCTGGGCGGGCTGACTTGCACCCGACTGGTCGAAGTGATCGGGTCAATCCCTTCGACGCGCACGACGCTGACTTGCCAGCGAAATGTGCGCGCGTCCGGCGCGGCATCGCTCCAGTACGCGCTCGGCACCGTCCAGCGTGTCTCTTTCGTCCAGCGCGTTTGCGTCGCGGGTTTGCCATCGCGCGCGGTGTACGCGACCGTAATCGCGTACCATTCGTTTTCGCGCAAGCCACTCGGCGAAACCGATTGCCACTCGAGTACGACTTGCGCGTCGCCATTCGGATAAATCAACGCGTTGAGCGGCGCGATCAATTGCGGCGCGCCATACCCAGGCAAGGACACAGTCGGTACGGGCAAGGGAGTATTGCGCGCGCCGCGCGGTGTGGCGCTTGGCGAAACGCGCGGCGTCGGGGCGAGCGTCGGAGGGAACACAATCGTCGGCGTTGGCGTCACCGGAGTCGCGACGACATACAACATTTGGACGATGGTCGGCGCGCGCGTCGGCTCAGGTTGACCCAGTGCGCGCGATAAAACGTCCGTCGTCATCGCGCGATACGCGACCCAGCCGATGCACACGAGAAGCATCAACCCGCCAATGACCAGCGCGCCGAGGCGCACCACGCGCGGGATCGGCTTGGGATGCGGGTCTTGCCCACAGCGCGGACAAACCCTCGCGTCAGCGGGGATGCGCTTTTTGCAGCGCGCGCAACGAATACGCACATGCCGCGCGATTAGCGCGTACCCGCAAGCCGGGCACACGCCAACGTCCGCACTCAGACGTTTGCCGCAACGCGGACAACGCGTTGCGTCGTCGTCGAACACGATGAGTTTTTCTGGCGGATTCAACACTCGTTCTATCGAACCGGTAGAATGGGCTGACCTGAGATGAGACGCAAAATATCAAAGTACGAAATGATGATCATCAATCCGATGAGCACCGCCGCGCCGATCAAATGTACCATGCCTTGCTTTTTTGGATCCACGCGCTTGCCGCCGCGCAACCACTCGATCAAAATGAAAACGAGTTGCCCGCCGTCGAGCGGCGGGAACGGAAACAGGTTGACAATCGCGAGGTTGAGACTCAACAACGCCAGCCAATTCAACAGACCGATCGCACCCGCCAAGCGCGCCACTTCGCTCGTCGCCTGGTAAATGCCGATCACGCCGACAAACGAATTCGCGGGCACCGAGCCGCGCAGCATTTGTCCGAACAAGGTTGGAATCGCGATGGCGATCTGCGCCATTTGCATCGTCGCGACGCGCGGCGTATCCCAGATCGGCGTGCGGAGATCGAGACCCAACGTCGCATTCGATGCACTCATTTGCGCCGGAATCGTTACGATGATCGGATCGGAGAGTTGCTCCCCGCGCGCGAGACGAAATTCGAGCGATGCGCCCGCGTGAGCTTGCGTAAACTGCGCCAACATGTTCTGATCGTACAACAAACCTTCGGTCGGATCGCCCATCAAGATAACGACATCGCCCGCGCGCACGCCGGCGCGCTCCATCACCGAGCCGGCTTCGACATTCGTCACGCGCAAGCCACCCCGCGCGAGCGCGATCCCGAGCGGACCTTCACCCTGCGGTGGTTCGGCGCGCGGAGTCACTTGGACTGGATCGAGCAACTGCTTGCCGCGCAATGTCGTGAGCATAATCGGTTGCCCGGCATGTTGGCGCGTCAGTTGAATCAGCAAATCGGGATCGTCTTTGATCTCGCGATCATTCAACTTGACTATGATGTCACCCGCGCGCAAGCCCGCCTGCGCCGCGGGCGAATTCTTCGCGATGCCCGCGAGCGTCGTCGTGTCGAGCGGCACACTCGGCGGCAACAACGCGGCGACGAGCATCATCAACACATACGCGAGGATGAAATTCATCGTGACGCCGGCGAAGAGCACGGCGACACGCACGCGCATCTTGGCGGAACCAAAACCGCCGGGCACGTTGGGGTCTTCTTCGCCAAGCAGACGCACAAAGCCGCCCAGCGGAATCCAGTTGAGCGTGTACTCGGTGCCGCGATCCAGGTTCTGCACCTGGCTCACCATCACCAAGCCCTGGTTTTCATCGTCCACCAACGCGAGCGCGGTCAACGTTTCGCGTCCCTCGCGCGTTTCGGTGCGGTACGTGACGCGCGAGCCGACCACGATATTATCGGGCAACGAGAATTCACGCGGGACATGGATGCGGCGTCCCTGAATCTCAAGCCAGCCATGGTCTTTCCAAAAACGCCAGAGACGCGGAGGAAAACCAAAACCGAATTCGAGCACCGGCACCTTGAGCCGTTTGGCAACGGCAAAGTGTCCCAACTCGTGGACGAAAATCAGAATCCCCAGCATCACGGCGAAAATCAGTAAATTCATGCTACCTTCCAAAACATTCTCTTGTTGCGAAGCAAGTGCGCGTATTATACTCGCGCGCGGTGAATCTGGCAATCGGAGAAAATAAAAAGGGTGTTAATGCTCATGCTCGTGCGCCGCGCGATGCAAGTGATGATGAACGTGCTCCGTCTCCTCGTGTTTGTGACGATGCTCGTGAATCAAGTTGCACTCGATCAGCCGCTCGCGATTCGAAAGCAACTCGCGCGCCGCACCGTCGCCGGTGATTTCGTGGTTTTCGCAAAACATCACGACACGATCCGCGATTTCTTCCACGATGCCGAGGTCGTGCGTCGCCGTGATGATCGTCTTGCCTTCACGCGTCAGTTCGCCGATAAAATCGAGCAAGCGCGTTTGACTGCGCGGATCAAGCGACGCGGTCGGCTCGTCGAGCAGCCACACGTCGGGACGCAGCGACAACACGGACGCAAGCGCGACTTTCTTTTTCTCCCCACCACTCAACCGATGCGGCGCGCGGTCGCGTAGTTTCGAAATGCCCAGCAACTCCATCGCCCACTCGCTTCGTTCGATCACCTCTTGCTTGGGCAAACCCAGGTGCAACGGCGCAAACGTAATTTCGTCCCACACCGTCGGCGAAAAGAGTTGCACGTCCGGGTCTTGGAACACCAAGCCGACGCGCCGGCGAAACGCGAACGCGCGCTCCTCGTCTTGCAGCGCCTCTTCCGTCATCACATCGCCAAACGCGCACGCTTTACCGCTTGTCGCAAAGTACAGCGCGTCGAAAATCTTCAACAAGGTGCTCTTGCCCGACCCATTCGCGCCGAGAATCGCAATGCGTTCGCCCGCGCGCACCGTGAGCGATATATCTTTCAGCGCGATTTGGTTATTGTAGGCGTAGGAAATTCGATCCAGTTCAAATATCGGTACGTTGCTCATATGTTTTTCATAAAACCTGAATGGGACGCGGATGAACGCGGACAATAAAAAAATCCGCGTTCATCCGCGTCCAAATATCATTGCGCCTAATGCGACCGCGACGAACACAACAAGCCACACCCCATCGCGCGCGCGCCACGCGATCTCGTCTATCACCATCGCTTCGCCGCGAAACCCGCGCGATTGCATCGCGAGGTATACGTCATCGCTCAACGCGTACGATTTGGCGAACAGCGCACCCATACTCGCCGCAAGCCAACGCCGGTCGTCTGCCGAGGACACGCGCCCGACGACGCGGCTCTTGCGTGCGAGAAACATATTGTTGACCGCGTGAAGCAAAACGTAAATGTAGCGATACGTCATTCCCAGAATCAATACGAATGCTTGCGGCACGCGGAGCACGCGCAACGCTTTGAGCAAGATCGCCCAACGCGTCGTCAAAATCAACAACACCGCAATCGAGACGGACGCGCCGACACGCAACAACAGGAACGCGGCGGTGATAACGCCGGGTTGAGTGATCGCGAGGTACACGCGCGGCGAGGCGAGATCAATGAGCGTCACGAGCGGCGCGCCGGGCGTGAACACGTTGAAGAGCGCGGGCAACGCGACGATGCCGGTAAAAAACGGCATGAACACCCAGACGCGCTTGAAATAAAAACCCATCGGCACGCGCGAGGCGTACGCGAGCGGCAACGTCAAGGCGTACAGCGCCGCGATGACGACCAGGTTTTGCGACGCGCTGATTGCGACGAGCACCGCAAGCGCACCGAGCAATTTCGCGCGCGGGTCGAGCGATTGGAGCAAACCATCCTGCCGCGCGAGTTCCTCGGCGAACAAGGTTTGCTCCAACGCGCCAGTAATGTCCGCGAGGGTCTTTTCAATAAAGCTGCGCGAGGTTTTGGCGCTACTCATTCAATTTCTTTTCATGGGGTTGGCGTCGCTTCGCGCGCCATCACACGTTGTGCGATCCACATGACCGCGAATACGATTGCGAGAACGAGCGCAACGCCGACCACCGCGGAGATGATGTACGCGACCGTTGGATTGTCGAGCGCGGGAATGTCATAATTCGGCAGTGGCGAGATCCAAAAATTCGACCACTGATCGAACCCAACCGGGATGTAACCCAATCCCAGTTGCTCCAATTCGTCGCGCCCCCACTCGCCCCAGGCGGTTCCCGGCGCGAGCAAACCGATCGGCGTCAGCACGACGAGCGCGACCAAGCCGCCCCACGCCCAACGTGGCACGCGCGTCGTCGTCGCGCTCGCGGCAGCGCCGCTGAATTTTTCGAGCAGTTCGGGATTAGTCTTTTGCATCCACGCAATCACCAGCCCGGTGACAAACGCCTCCACCGCGCCTGCAATCGTGAGATGTCCCAGCATCATCGCGGGAATCGCGACATCGAGTCCGTACGGAAAGTACATCGCCTGCCCTGCCGCGTCGCGGAAGAACAACGGTTGGATACCCAGTTCGAACGCGGTCAGCAGCGCGGCGACATTGATCGCGATAAAGCCGGCAATCGCGGCGGCAACGACGCGGCGCGATGAAGTAATCGCCGCGTTGCCGCCGATCCAACGATAGAGATAGAACGCGACGAACGGCATCGCAATCGCCATGTTGAACACGTTCGCGCCAATCGCGAGAATGCCGCCGTCGCCGAAGAAAAATGCCTGGATGATGAGTGCGACAGAAACCGCGAGCACCGCCGCCCAGGGACCCAGGACAATCGCGGCAAGCGCCGCGCCGACCGCGTGTCCGGTTGTGCCGCCGGGTAATGGCACATTGAACATCATGATCACGAACGACAGCGCCGCGAAAAGCGCAATGAGGGGTACCGTGCGTCCGGCGATCAACATTTTTATTTTTTGCGATGCGCGATACCAAAACGGCACGGACGCGGCATACATCACCGCCGCCGCCGCGGGACTAAGATAACCATCGGGAATGTGCATCGGATCCTCCTTCGATCAAATACGAAATCTACTTGCTCGCGAGAAATTGCATCGCGAGGTCGGCGCTTTGCTTGGCTTTGACTTTGATTTGCGCGTCTAGAATTTTGCCGCGTTCGTCAATGACAAAGTGACTGCGAATGATCCCCATATAATTTTTTCCCAGGAATGATTTTTCACCCCAGACGCCATATTTTTCAGCGACGATGTGATCGGGATCGCTCAGGAGAATAAAGGGCAGGTTGTATTTGGTCCGGAATTTTTGATGCGCCTTGGCATTGTCGGGACTGATGCCAATGACCACGCCATTCTTTTCTTCGATCTCGACAAAGCGATCGCGAAAGTTGCACGCTTGCGCCGTGCATCCCGGCGTATCGTCCGCCGGATAAAAATACACTATGACGCGTTTACCGCGAAAACTCGCCAGTGAAACCGACTTGCCGTTTTCATCCGGCAAAGAAAAGTTGGGGGCGGTCCTGCCAATTTGAATCTCTCCCATTTTGTTCCTTTCTGATGTCACGCCGCTTTTTTCTTCGCGCGCGGGCTGGGCGAACTGCACTTGCGGCACAATCCCCAAATCGCAAAGTGATCGAGGTCGGCGACAAAGCCATAGTCATCGAGCAATTTCTTTTCGAGCGACGCAAATACGCGCTCGTCCACCTCACTCATCGTGTGGCACTTGCGACAGATGAGATGGTGATGATGGGGATCGCGATGCATCTCGTACAACGCGCGCCCTTCGCCAAAATCGGTTACGTTGACCAAGTTGAGTTGCGCGAGCAAATCGAGCGTGCGATAGACCGCCGACTTGTTGAGGTACGGATAGCGCGCCCGCACGCGTGCGAGAATATCGTCCGCGCTGATGTGCCCTTCGCTTTCGCAGATCACTGAGAGCACCATTTCGCGTTGCGGGGTCAAGCGATGTCCGCGTTGGCGCAGATTGGTGAGCATGGCAGTATGATGGTGTGACAACGCAAATACTCCTTATTGCGACTAGTTGCAACAAGGAGTATAGCGCGTGCAGGGCGAAATGTCAACGGGGCATTGGCGAGCATATCCCGCCCATTTTTTATCCGCGAATTACGCCACGTGTAGCAAATTCGCCAACACCCCGTGTTGGAAAATGAGCAGAAATTGAGCACGATTTAGTCTGGTCAGCGAACATCAACATTGGATAATGAGCGTAACCTGTCAGAGCATACGGAAAGGGGAATAAACCATGTCAACCGAACTGAACAAAACCGTCATACGCCGTTACTTTGAGGAACTCTGGACTCGGAACAATCTCGGCGTGATTGACGAGATTATTGCGCCGAATGTCGTGGGACACGTCGCGGGACAAACTTTTCACGGCGCGGATACATTTCGGCAACGCGCTAAAAACTTGCGCGCGATCTACTCCGATGTGCGTTTTACCGTCGAAGACCAGGTTGCCGAAGGCGACAAAACGCTAGTGCGCTGGACGTTTCGCGGGCGACACATCGGCGAATACCTGGGCGCCAAGCCGACCGGCAAAGAGATCGTTTCCACAGGGATGAATCTTTTTCGTCTTGCCAATGGCAAGATCGAAGAGCTGTGGGTCGAGTCGGACGATCTCGGCGAACTGCGGCAATTGGGCGTGATCACATTGCCCACATAGCGGATAAATGCCCGCGATTCCTGGGTCGCGTGGAGCCGCGGGCATGGCTCGCGAAACGCGCTAGTCCGATAAACCACGGTGACACACGCGCGCTACGGTCCGCGCGGGTGTGCATCAAGTTTTTGGTGAAAAAACCTTGCGAAGATTGAAAGGCAATTGTATTTGATTTGTCGTCAAAACCTTCGCAAGGTTGAGTGTTCCAAAATTTTGACGGACACCCGGTCCGCGCAAGTTGTTTGTTTCACGCGGGAATCTGTGCTAGAATGGCGTCCGCTATGCCTGACTGGATCGTAATTCTACCCGTGCTGGTTCCGCCCGTCATCGCCCCCGCGTTCGCGATGATCACACGTCACTACCAAGCCGCACGACCTGGGTTGGCAATCGTCCTTCTCGCGCTTGCGCTCGCCGCCGTGGGATTGAACATCGCGCCGGGCACTCATCGCTGGGTCGTCGCCGATTGGCAAGCCGCATCGTTCGTCCTCGCGTTTCGCGCCGACGGCATCGTCATCGCCTTGTGGTTCACGATGCTGATTCCGCTCCTCGCGTTGTGGCTTGCCGCGCCGCCGCGCGCGCCATTCGATCCGACGCGCACGCTCGTGCTTTCCGCCGCGCTTTTGCTTACCGCCGCCGACAACCTCCTCTCGATGTGGTTCGCGTGGTCGCTGTTGGACCTCGCGATCTTTGCATGGCGCTTGGCGCACGATGCCGAACGCGAAAGCGCCGCGCGCGGCTTGGTCATTGGCATGTTTGCCGGAGTCGGACTGTTCAGCGGCGCACTACTCCTGGGTACACCGCGCGCCCAGGACGGCGCGCGCTTGCTCGCGGTCGCGTGGTGGGCGCGGCTCGCGCTCTTTCCCTTTCAACCCCTCTTGCCGCGCCGCGGCGCGGATGCCGCCGATTTTTGGTTCGCGCGCGCGTTGCCGATTCTCGCCGCGTCCGCGCTGTGGTCGCGTGCGGGTGATTGGGTCAACGCGGCGAGCGATTGGCTCGTGCTGTTGGCGATCCTGGCATGGCTCGTTGCGTTGATTTGGATTTGGCGCGAAGAAGACCCGGTGCGCGCGGTGACGGTCAGCGCATCGCACGCGGTTGCGCTCGTGCCGCTCGCGATGGCGTTCGGCGGCGATGCCGGTCCGGCGTTCGTGTGGTGGCTGGCGGCGAGTTTCGCGTTTGCGTTTGCCTTCTTCGAACTCGCGTTGCGTTGGCGCGCGGAGAATCGCAATCGGTGGGCGCGCTTGTCATGGTTTGCCGGCGTCGTCACACTCCTCGCGCCGCCGCTCTCGCCGGCATTTCTCGGACGCGTCGGCGTGTACATCTCGTTGTGGGAAGCCGGGCAAGGACTCGCGTTGTTGCTCGTCGGTGCGGCAACGAGTTTGCTCATCGCGCCGTTGTGGAATTTCGCGTTCGCGGTGCGCGGCGCAGAAGAACGCGCGCCGCATCGTCACGAATCCGCCGCGCTGATCATTTTGGCGCTGACGTTTAGCGCGCTCACCTTTGCGCCGCTGCCGATCGTGCAAGCCCTGGGTGAGACGATGCGCGATGCGAGCGAGGCGGCGATGGTGCGCGTGATCTGGACGAATAATGCGATTGGCGTCATCAGCAGTTTTGTCATCTTGTTCGTGCCAATGATCGTGTCGTTCTTTTTATCCGACATTGTGCGTGGGTGGCATTTGCGCGTGAATTCCCGGTGGATGCGCCTCGCGCGTGTGTTCGATCTCTACTGGCTCGAGCGGATTACGCTTCGGGGTGGAACGCAAATCGGCACGTTGGCGCGGCGCGTTTCGATCATCGCGGAAGAAAATCCGACCGTGTGGCTGCTCCTCGCTGGGTTGTGGGTCGCGATTTTAATACTCGTTTTACGATGAGCGTGGAACCTGATTGACCCGCGATGCGTCTTGCAAGTGAAAAATAAATCTGACCGCTGACCGCCGACGACCAACCGCGCATGTCTTGCGGCGGTCGGTCGTCGGTCGTCGGCGGTCTCTCCAGGAGGAACCATGTTCAAGCGAATTATTCTCGCGATCGTCGCGATGTCGCTCGTGATTGCGACTGGCGTGTTTGCCTACGTCGCCGCGACCCCGCAACTCACGCCGACCGCCATCCAAGCCGCGCCGAGTTTGCAAACGACGCAGAACGATGCGGGCATTTTCGTTTCGGGCACCGGACGCGTGAGTGTCAAACCGAATATGGTGCTCGCGAGCATCGGCATTGAAATTACCGCGAGCAATTTCGCGGAAGCGACAAGCCAGGCGAACACCAAAGCAAACGCGATCATCGAGAAAATCAAAAGTATGGGCGTCGCGGACAAGGACATTCAAACGACCAACTTTAGCGTGCAACCGATCACGCAGCAACGCCCTAACACCACGCCGACCATCACCGGGTATCGCATCAACAATCAACTGAGCGTCAGGATTCGCAAGATGGAAGACGCCGGCAAAATTCTCGACGCGGCGATGACGGCAGGCGCGAATAACATCTACGGCGTGTCGTTCACCGTGGACGATCCGACGCCGTACCAACAGCAAGCGCGCGCGGCAGCGGTCAAGGATGCGATGGACAAGGCGGGACAACTTGCCAAAGCCGCGAACATTCAACTCGGCAAGGTGTTGACGATCAGCGAAGGAAGCGCGGCGCCGCGACCGCTCATTCGAAGTTTCGCTGCACCAGCCGCGATGGACGCGGCGGCGGTTCCACTCGAAGGCGGCGAATTGGAAATCAGCGTGACAGTTGAAATGAAGTTTGCCGTACCGTAATACCGCGTGGCAACAACCACCATCATTTTGGACGCGGATCGCTTCGCGCGCGGATGAACGCGGATTTTTTCTTATCCGCGTTCATCCGCGTCCTAGCCAGTTTTACGGACATGCGTCGCGAATCACGGTGACGGTGCCAGCCGAGTAATTCGAAATGTAAACGCGATTGTTCATCACCGCGATGCCGTCGCCGCCATCCAGACTTTGAGTGCCCAGCGCGAGCGTTCCCAGGTCGGCGAGCGATGTGCCATCGCGGATGTTGACCTGGTTCACTTCGGCGAGAACGACGTAGAGATGATTCGTGTTCGCGTTGTACGCGAGCGCGTATGGCGTGTTCGCCAACGTGATACTCGTCACGTTCGCGCCCGTGCTCGCATTGAGGATCGCAAGTTTGTTCGTATCGCGGCTCGCCACGTACAGCCGATTCGCCGACGCATTGAACGCGACGCCGAACGCGCCGGCATCCCAGCCCCAGTTGTTCAGTTGATTCCCCGCGCCATCCACATCCACGATGCCGCCACTCATCAGCGCGACAAACGCGTGCGAACCCGCCGGCGCAACCATGCTGGGACTAACGCCCGTGCCGAGCGTCTTGACGACATTGTTCGTCGTCGCGTCGAGTGTGCTGACCGAATTCGAATTGAAATTCGCGACCCAGACCGCGTTGTTCGCCGCGCCAAGCCCCCAGGGTTGCGAGCCGACCGCCTTGTTCGCCAACACACTCCCCGACGCATCAAGAATCGCGACGCTGTTCGTATCGCGCAACGCGACGAACAAGCGATTGTTCGCAAAGCCGATGCCATTCGCGTGCCCCGCCGTGCCGGTGCCCCAGGTCGCGGTGACCTGGTTCGTCGCCGCGTTGACGACCGCGACGCTCGAACCGCCGAAGAGACTGACAAATGCGCGATTCGTTCCTGGGTCAGTTGTGATGCCTTTCGGTTGCGCGCCAACCGCGATGTTCGTAAGCACGCTCGGCGCAACGCAACCGGCTTCGCTGGGCGACACTTGGACGAGCGGTAAAAAATTTGTGCTGGGAGTTGGCGAGGTCAATGGCGGCGGCGAAGGCGACGGCGTCA
The Chloroflexota bacterium genome window above contains:
- a CDS encoding RidA family protein; this encodes MERQVFHTTNAPKAIGPYSQAIQVGNLIFCSGQTPIDPATNTMIEGDIEAQTRRVLQNLSAVLQSANSSLDKVVKTTVFLADMNEFQRMNAVYAEFFPANPPARSTVQVARLPRDARVEIELISTI
- a CDS encoding zinc ribbon domain-containing protein, with product MLNPPEKLIVFDDDATRCPRCGKRLSADVGVCPACGYALIARHVRIRCARCKKRIPADARVCPRCGQDPHPKPIPRVVRLGALVIGGLMLLVCIGWVAYRAMTTDVLSRALGQPEPTRAPTIVQMLYVVATPVTPTPTIVFPPTLAPTPRVSPSATPRGARNTPLPVPTVSLPGYGAPQLIAPLNALIYPNGDAQVVLEWQSVSPSGLRENEWYAITVAYTARDGKPATQTRWTKETRWTVPSAYWSDAAPDARTFRWQVSVVRVEGIDPITSTSRVQVSPPSATRTFIWN
- the rseP gene encoding RIP metalloprotease RseP translates to MNLLIFAVMLGILIFVHELGHFAVAKRLKVPVLEFGFGFPPRLWRFWKDHGWLEIQGRRIHVPREFSLPDNIVVGSRVTYRTETREGRETLTALALVDDENQGLVMVSQVQNLDRGTEYTLNWIPLGGFVRLLGEEDPNVPGGFGSAKMRVRVAVLFAGVTMNFILAYVLMMLVAALLPPSVPLDTTTLAGIAKNSPAAQAGLRAGDIIVKLNDREIKDDPDLLIQLTRQHAGQPIMLTTLRGKQLLDPVQVTPRAEPPQGEGPLGIALARGGLRVTNVEAGSVMERAGVRAGDVVILMGDPTEGLLYDQNMLAQFTQAHAGASLEFRLARGEQLSDPIIVTIPAQMSASNATLGLDLRTPIWDTPRVATMQMAQIAIAIPTLFGQMLRGSVPANSFVGVIGIYQATSEVARLAGAIGLLNWLALLSLNLAIVNLFPFPPLDGGQLVFILIEWLRGGKRVDPKKQGMVHLIGAAVLIGLMIIISYFDILRLISGQPILPVR
- a CDS encoding ABC transporter ATP-binding protein, whose product is MSNVPIFELDRISYAYNNQIALKDISLTVRAGERIAILGANGSGKSTLLKIFDALYFATSGKACAFGDVMTEEALQDEERAFAFRRRVGLVFQDPDVQLFSPTVWDEITFAPLHLGLPKQEVIERSEWAMELLGISKLRDRAPHRLSGGEKKKVALASVLSLRPDVWLLDEPTASLDPRSQTRLLDFIGELTREGKTIITATHDLGIVEEIADRVVMFCENHEITGDGAARELLSNRERLIECNLIHEHRHKHEETEHVHHHLHRAAHEHEH
- the cbiQ gene encoding cobalt ECF transporter T component CbiQ; this encodes MSSAKTSRSFIEKTLADITGALEQTLFAEELARQDGLLQSLDPRAKLLGALAVLVAISASQNLVVIAALYALTLPLAYASRVPMGFYFKRVWVFMPFFTGIVALPALFNVFTPGAPLVTLIDLASPRVYLAITQPGVITAAFLLLRVGASVSIAVLLILTTRWAILLKALRVLRVPQAFVLILGMTYRYIYVLLHAVNNMFLARKSRVVGRVSSADDRRWLAASMGALFAKSYALSDDVYLAMQSRGFRGEAMVIDEIAWRARDGVWLVVFVAVALGAMIFGRG
- the cbiM gene encoding cobalt transporter CbiM, whose translation is MHIPDGYLSPAAAAVMYAASVPFWYRASQKIKMLIAGRTVPLIALFAALSFVIMMFNVPLPGGTTGHAVGAALAAIVLGPWAAVLAVSVALIIQAFFFGDGGILAIGANVFNMAIAMPFVAFYLYRWIGGNAAITSSRRVVAAAIAGFIAINVAALLTAFELGIQPLFFRDAAGQAMYFPYGLDVAIPAMMLGHLTIAGAVEAFVTGLVIAWMQKTNPELLEKFSGAAASATTTRVPRWAWGGLVALVVLTPIGLLAPGTAWGEWGRDELEQLGLGYIPVGFDQWSNFWISPLPNYDIPALDNPTVAYIISAVVGVALVLAIVFAVMWIAQRVMAREATPTP
- the bcp gene encoding thioredoxin-dependent thiol peroxidase; translation: MGEIQIGRTAPNFSLPDENGKSVSLASFRGKRVIVYFYPADDTPGCTAQACNFRDRFVEIEEKNGVVIGISPDNAKAHQKFRTKYNLPFILLSDPDHIVAEKYGVWGEKSFLGKNYMGIIRSHFVIDERGKILDAQIKVKAKQSADLAMQFLASK
- a CDS encoding transcriptional repressor — translated: MLTNLRQRGHRLTPQREMVLSVICESEGHISADDILARVRARYPYLNKSAVYRTLDLLAQLNLVNVTDFGEGRALYEMHRDPHHHHLICRKCHTMSEVDERVFASLEKKLLDDYGFVADLDHFAIWGLCRKCSSPSPRAKKKAA
- a CDS encoding ester cyclase; translation: MSTELNKTVIRRYFEELWTRNNLGVIDEIIAPNVVGHVAGQTFHGADTFRQRAKNLRAIYSDVRFTVEDQVAEGDKTLVRWTFRGRHIGEYLGAKPTGKEIVSTGMNLFRLANGKIEELWVESDDLGELRQLGVITLPT
- a CDS encoding SIMPL domain-containing protein (The SIMPL domain is named for its presence in mouse protein SIMPL (signalling molecule that associates with mouse pelle-like kinase). Bacterial member BP26, from Brucella, was shown to assemble into a channel-like structure, while YggE from E. coli has been associated with resistance to oxidative stress.), with the protein product MFKRIILAIVAMSLVIATGVFAYVAATPQLTPTAIQAAPSLQTTQNDAGIFVSGTGRVSVKPNMVLASIGIEITASNFAEATSQANTKANAIIEKIKSMGVADKDIQTTNFSVQPITQQRPNTTPTITGYRINNQLSVRIRKMEDAGKILDAAMTAGANNIYGVSFTVDDPTPYQQQARAAAVKDAMDKAGQLAKAANIQLGKVLTISEGSAAPRPLIRSFAAPAAMDAAAVPLEGGELEISVTVEMKFAVP